Within the Candidatus Omnitrophota bacterium genome, the region GTATTGCAATTGTTTATGCGGCTATCCATGTTTTCTTTTGGCGGTTTTTTTACGTTTGGAGTACTATACTGTGAGATTTCCTTTCGTCCTTTCCGCTTCGCTTGCGAAATACATGGCGAAGCAAACCTTAAGCGGCCGAAAACGCTTCCCCCTCGTTTTAATGTTAGAACCCACGCTGCGCTGCAACCTCGATTGCATCGGATGCGGACGTATTGCGGAATACAACGCCAATCCCAAGCAATTCAAAGACCTGACCGTGGAAGAATGCCTGCAATCCGTGGAGGAATGCGGCGCTCCCATCGTTTCCGTCTGCGGAGGCGAGCCGCTGGTTTACAAACCAGTCGACGAATTAATCCGCGAATTGCTCGCCCGCAAAAAATACGTCTACCTATGCACCAACGCCATGTTCATGGATCGGTTTTGGGAGCGCATTCCGCCCAACAAACGCCTGGCTTTAAGCATTCATCTCGACGGCATGGAGCAAGGCCACGACTGGGCGGTGGCTCGGCCGGGCACGTTTAAAAAGGTGGTCGAAATCATCGAGGAAGCGAAAATCCGCGGCTATCGCATCTGTACCAACACGACGATTCTCAAAGGCTGCAATCCCGCCGAAATCGCCGAGATGATCGAGTTCCTGCATCGGAAGGGCGTTCACGGAATGATGATCTCCGGCGCCTATCCCCAAGAGGGCGAAAAGGGTGAAGCCTGCCTCAATCGCGGCGAAATGGAAGACGTGTTCCTGAAAATTCTGGGCAACAATGGAACGATGAGCAAATACCGCTTCAACAATACTCCGATTTACGCCGAATTTCTGCAAGGAAAACGCGATCTCCCCTGCTCGCCTTGGGCCAGCCCCAACCGCACTCCCAAAGGCTGGCAAGGCCCCTGTTACGTCCTTCCGGAAAAATATTACGCCACTTTCGCCGAACTCATGGAGTCGACGGATTGGGATCGTCTCGGCCCCGGTAAAGATCCGCGCTGCGCCAATTGCAAAATCCACAGCGGCTTCGAACCCAGCGTGGCGCTGGGTTCTAGCCTGACCCTCAAGGATCGTTGGCGCATGGTGAAGTGGAGCTTCTTTTATTGAATGATGAATGCGGAATGATGAATGATGAATGATGAATAATTCGAATAAACGCTGGGCTTCTAGACGGGGTGGTAAAAGCAAGACGAAGTCTGCCTTTGATCGTTCCCTCAAGGGCAGGCTGACGCCTTGGTCTTGCCACCCCTCCCATCAATATGTTGGCCTATACTTCAAATCAAATGGCATATGGTATTAATATGACTTGGTATTACCGCCCCATTCCACAGGCGTCCATGATAATGCGGAAAACATCCGTATTATCCCGCCAGCCGTTGCATCGTTCGGAACCGGGGCCGTATCCCGCCAAAATTACAGGCTCCGCCGTATGCTCGTTCGAGACAAAGCTGATTTTGTGGAAACGGGCGAGGATATCGCCCCAGACTTCTTCCGGTTTTTTCCAATGCAGCGCTAAAAATTCCGTATCCTTCGGTTCCAAATCCACGCCGACGGAATCGTGAAACGCTTGTTGAACCTGCTGCGGCGTGGGCTGGGCGCCGAGTTCCTCTTTGATTTGCAACAATGGCTTGGTTTGTCGTCCCAGGATTTGTAAACTCTCTTCGTTTCCGCCGTTAATAGCCAAACCGCCGGTTTCGTGATCGGCGGTGACGATAACCAGCGTATCGGGATGCGTCTTTGCGAAATCGAAAACGGCGGCGATGGTTTTGTCGAATTCTTCCACTTCCCTCAAGACGCTTCCGGCATCGTTGGGATGAGAGACTTTATCGATCTTGGCCCCTTCCACCATAAGAAAAAAACCCTTTTTTTCCTGGGATAGAATATCCAAGGCGCCGCGGGTTGCTTCCGATAAAGAAATATAATCGCGTTCCGTCGCCGCCAGCCAATCCCGGTAGGGGGTCCGAATATCGAAAACGCCATACAACTTCGGGGATTCCCTATGGTTTTTCATATCTTGCAGGGAGTTGGCGATGTAGTAACCATTTTGTTGGGCCTGCGCATTGATTTCCTCTTGGCGTTTCTCAAAAGCGGATCCCAAAATCAGGTCAGGCTGCGTGAAAACGAATGTCCAACGAATTACAGCATCGTAATCATAACGGGAAGAAATATGGGAGGTGAACGCGGATTCCGTAGCATCAAAGGGAGGAATATTCGCCACGATGCCCGTCTTCTTTCCATTCCGCTTAGCGATTTCCAAAAGAGTGGGGCAGCTGTTGCCGTCCGCATCGATCGATATATGGCCGTTGAAGGCTTTGACGCCGCAGGAAAACGCCGTGGCGCTGGCGGCGGAATCCGTTACTAATCCATCCGTTGGCGCATGCAGCATCCAACCTGTCGTTCCTTCATTCAGCATCTCGACGAACGCTGGTTCGATTTTGAGTACTCTTTCGGCGTAGAGATGATAAAGCAGAAGATGGGAAGCCCCCATCCCATCCCCAATCATCAAAATCGCGTTTCGCGCAAGAGGTTCACCGAATCCGGGAAAAGCAATAAATAATCCAATAAGAGATATCAAGATATATCGATTTATAAGACGAATCTTCAAAAGAGAACGCTCCTTTTTGGTTTTTTTGGAGGAGTATACACGCTGAAGATTAATATCTTATCCGCTGTGGATGAGAATTGAGTTAGCGGAAGGAATTTTTAACGAAGAACTAACGATTTTTTGAAGAGCTATCGCCCCATCCTGGTCATCCTTTGATCCTGGCCATCTTGATTCGGACATCTTATACCAACATGCATTGAGATTGTTGTTTTCAAAATTCCTCTCCCAAGATTGGGAGAGGTTAGGTGAGGGTTGATATTATTAGGCTTATATTTCCCTCACCCTAACCCTCTCCCAAAGGGCGAGGGAATTTATAAGCTGCAATTGTAACGCAGATTGGTATTAAATCTTCTAGGAGAAGATCAGCCTAGAGAGGCGAGGGGACGATTTCAAACGAAATAAAGCGCTTACTGGGTGGATATTCATGACCATCGATCGATTTCACAACTTTTTACAGAACTCGATGGCGGCCTTCCTTATTTTGTGATTGATTGAGAGAGGCAGGAACGAAGGAAGGGAGGAAAGCGCGATGAAATTGAAAAAAGCCGCCCTCGCCATAATTCTGATCGTTCTGAGTTTAGCGGGTTTGAAAACCTGGCTGGACAAACCCTACTGCACGCTTGAACTTTTGGAAGCGCATACGCAAAAAAGCAAAAGAAACATCATCGTCTATTCCTTGATTAAACTTTCCCCGCAACGGCGGGAGTTGCATGGAAACGATCCCTATAAACTCTATCTCAACATCGACGATCCTGATGGGCTTCTTTCCGTCAAATTAACTGTGGACGGAAAACCGATCCCGGTGGAATTGAAAGCGGATACCCGCACGATCCAGAAGGAAATCCCTGGCGATACGGAATTCGGCTTGCATCATTACGAGGCGTTCGTCACGGATCGGAAAGGAAAGACGGCCAAGACGCAAGCGCTCGTCAAGGTCTCCGCCGCCTAACGCCTCATTCGTCCCTGCGCGTTGGACGTTATTGGCGCAGGGCTTTTTCTAAAAATATTCCCAATCGGTCGCGGTATTCCAGCATTGCAGCTGGGTCTTTGGCGTATTCCGTGCGCGATCGAATAATCGTTTCCGGAATGTCCAATAATTTCTGAGCTTGCTTATTCATCGATGGCGGTAGGCGGTCGGTTTTCGCCAATTCGGAAATCATGTAAAAATATTCGTAGTCTTCGATGCCTTCGCGCAGCATTTCCCAGCGGATGGAATCGACGGGACCGCAGATTCTTTTCTGACCGTCGTTCCACGAGCGCGGCGGATAGATGAAACGCCCGTCGCCGTTGCCCCAATGGCCTTTGAAACCTACAGGATGGCCATAGCCGGTCAAGTAACTCATAGGATCGGTCCAGGGATTCTGGATTTCGGGTTCGGGATAGGCCAGGCCGCTCGTCCAGTAGTTGCTTTCCCAAACGAGGCATCCTTGCACGCCGTACTTTTGCGTCATCCATATCCAGCTGCGCATATCCACGGCGGGATGGTCGATAAACAAACCCGGATAGGGCTGCTTGGGGCCGGTGCAGACGTACCACCAAAACGCATCGCCTTCTTTTTGGCGCTGTTGCCCAATTACCGGATCGTATTGATCGATGATGGGACACCAGATATCCACAAAACCGGCAAGTTCTTTTTCCGGCTGTTCCGTCAACATGCGCTTCAAGCCCGGCGCGCTATGGCGAATCCGTTCCATGCCCTCTTTGACGAATTCGTAATCCTTGGGATCCGGCTCGTCGAACCAATAGATATAGGCTTTGTCCAGCCATCCTTTTTCGCGCAGATGATTTTCGATCGTAGATGCGTATTGTTTAAAGAGGCGCTCGTATTCGGGAGTTCCTTGTTCGTAATCGCCAATACGCCCTTTATGACGGCTGTGAAACGTTCCGCCCCCCATGCCAACCAAGGATAAATGCAATCCCGTAAATCCGAATTCGTCGAAATAACGTTTACCCGCCTTATCGAAATCGGCAAAATCAAAGGTGAAATCGCCGCGTAGTTCGTAACGAATGGGATGGAGCATCGTAGGATTGTAAGGGGAAATGCGATGATCGCGGAAATTTTGCAGATAAAGATCGACGGTCTGGTCCAACTCTTCCGCCGCATCCAAATGATGATAGCGTTTCACAAGACCAGGCGAAAAGCCGAAAGCGGTGCGTAAATGGAATTCGGCGGGAATCTCGAAATCGTAGACCTTTAAGCGCAACGGTACTTGTTCCTCCCACCCATCCGCTTGTAAATGCAACCGGCCTTTATAGATTCCGCCGGGAACATCTCGCGGAATCTGAATCGTAATCCAAAACGGATAATTGCGTCCGGCCTCCAGGTTGAGCGGTTCATCCGCCAATGGCAGCGGATCGGGCCATAAACCGACGCAGCCCCAGGCGTCCGAGGGGTTGGAGATGGAGACATACTCCACTTGCTTCATGGATATATTCTTGGCCGGGATGCGGGCGCCCGACGGGCCGGAAAGGTCTTCCGCCATGATGCGCAGATGTTTCATCGCCTGTTTGGGACGCAGAACCACCTGCGCTGGTTCGAATTCGCCCTTGGCGGCGGAAAATTGAACCTCTTTACCTTTCGAACGCGGGATGGGACGCGAGACGGATATTTTATAAGTTGATGGGCACCACCACAGCGCCGAAACGCCGCCGTCCTGCAACGTTTGTCCATAATTGGCTTCGTAAAGACAAGAGACGAAAAATGGAATTTCCGTTTCGTACAGCGTTTTCCGATTATCCGCGATGCGAACGCAGAGGGTGCGGCTGCCGGATGCTTCGATAGAATAGGGAACTTCCGCCTTGCGTTTTTCCCGTGGTTTCAGGACAACGCGGATTTTTCCTTTGCGTGGATTTTTATCTTCTTTTACTTCCGGCTGGATCAGAAGCGCCAAGCGATTATCCGATTTGTTTGTCAGCTGAAGCCGAAGCGAAGAGGCTTCTTGCGGGCGAGGATTTCCCGCATCGAGCAGAAGAACATCGAGTTGAGGATCCGATTGCAGGATGCGCGCAAAGGTAGACTCGCATTGCATGGCGGCGAGAGTTTTATCCAATCGCGATTCGAATTGATAGCGGTCGACCTGAAAGCTGCACGATCCTTTTTCATCCGCCGCGCCTTCTAGTTTTATTTCCACAGTTTTGGAGAATAGCAGCGATTCGGGCAATGAAAACGCGGATGCGGAAGCGTCTTTCATTGCGCCCAATAGCGTCCATTCCCCGCCGTCCTTGCGTACGGAGACCTGGCAAACGCCGCTTGAATAATCATTGAGGTTGACTTCGACGGATGCTTTTTGAAATGCGCCTGCGGGCGCTTCGTGACGATAGATAACGCAAGAAGAAGAATCAAACAACCAGCGGGGGGAATTGAATCTCGTATTGGTGTAAGCAAGAAAACGGCAGGAGTTGGAGCCGTAATCGTTCGTTCGATGTTCGGCGGAATAAGTATCTCCTTCTATCCGCTCGCCGCTTCCCAATTCGATTCCATTTTGACGATGATAGATAGGTTGAACGGGATAAAGGTTGACATCGTCGAAAGTAAGTGTTCCATTGACCCGCCAATGGCCTAAGCGGAAAACCGCTTTCTTGCATCCATCGGGAACGCGAAAAACGAAAGCGTATCTCTGCCAGGATGGCGTCAAACGGATATCGCGGTTGGCGAACGCCGGACCGCTGACCGCCGAACCATTGCTCGTCTCCGATTCCGCCTTGCCCCAGAAGGAGAATTCATAATAATCCCCCGGCAGTAAAGCGACAGGATCGCTGCGCCAGGCGGCGTCGTCATCGCCATGGCCGGTTACGGATATCGCTCGTTGCGATGAATATCCCGCCGCCGCTGCGCCATGTTCTATTGGCGGATTCCAATGGCTGGGCGTGAAAACGCCGTTGACGGTTTCGCCGGACTCAAAATCCTTGTTGAGTATTTCCCCCGGCCATACCGTTCCTGCCCATAAAACCATCAACAAACAAAAAAGCATTCGAATCGACATGACGCCATCTCCTCTTCATTTCAGGATAAGGCTTATCGTATCAAAACTAATGTGGAATATAAAAGCCGGGTAGCAAGGCCAAGGTTTTTCCCGCCCATGAAATATCCCCATTTCATCATTAAAAAGGAAAGCCCGTTCGACGAACGGGCTTTCTTCACAATCTAGTAATAAATTGTCGTTTATTTGATTATGCGGCTTACGCTGAGGTTGTCCACCAACACGGCGGAGGTCATGCCGGGGGCGCCGTTTTGCACGACGCATAGAATCGGCATCGCTGAATTTTCTACGGAGAATCCGCCGCCGATCGTCAGCCGCTTCGCTGGACCGCCCGCTCCGGGCAGCGTGGAATTATTGACGAAGAGAGCGATGGTGCTGTTGTTATTGGTCATTACCAATGCCATCGCGCCGCCTGCGCCGGATTGCAGCCGCGCATCCACCGCCGCTTGCAGGAATTGGGGGAATCCGCCCTGCAAAGCATTGGCGAAAGCTCCCGCGTTCGCCGCCGCTGCGCCGCCGCCGACGGACAGCAGCAAGCCAAGGCCGCCTTCGGGATTCGCCGCCGATTCAACCGTTCCCGCGTCGCCGTTCACGTTTTTCACCAAGGCGGATAGATCGCCCTCGAACGAGCCATCCACATCCAGCGCCGCCGGAGAAACGTAGGGGGAGGGGTAATAGGAAACCGTCAAATTGTCGATATAAACCGTCACCGGTCCCGCCGCCGAGCTGGGAACCGTCACTTGAAGCGCGGGCTGCAACTGGGCGTTTGGCGCGGCGTAGAGCAATTCAACTTTGCCCATCTTGCCGACAGGTACGTCCGCTCCGCTGGCCAATGTATAACCCAATTGATTGTCGATGGGCGAATTCAAGCCTACGATCGCCGCCGAGCATCCTGGAACATCGGCTTGCAGGGACATCGAGATCAACACCGGATCGGAGCCTACGGCGATTCCCGTTTTCATGATGCCCAATACGCCTTCACCCGGTTTGGCCGTAACAATCAACGCCCGTCCATCGATCGAATCGGGAGGAGCGCCGCCCACGGAAAGCGCCGCCAAATTGAATCCGCCGGGAGCAGAGTAGGAGAAATTCGTTTCGTTAATCGAATCCTCGACGAACTCGACGCGCAATAGTTCCTTCGCTGGTACGACATAGATTTCGAACGTTTTACCCAACGAACCGCCTCGCGAACCTCTCGCCTCGATGGAAACGAGAAGAGTCGTATCGACGTAAGCGTCCAAAGGCGCCGCCGTTATCAGCTGGGCGCCATCGATGCGTAAAAGGCTGCTCGCATTGTAATAAGGAGCGGTAAAGGCGTAAGTAAAAGTCTCGCCGGCGTCCACATCCTCGGTGGAGAACGATCCCACAACCGTACCGGCGGGGCTTTTAGAAGCCACGGCGTTGGAATTCAAGTAAATATTCGACGATTTGTCGTCTATGTCATTAAGAGCGATGGCGAAGGTTTTGCCCATAGTCAAGCCGTCGATGTCTTTGCTTTGAACGCTGACGAGCAGGGGATTGGGCAGCGTCTCGTAATCCAGCGCGCCTCCGACTAACAATTTATCGCCCTCGATGTAAAACAAGCCGTTGGCGTCGCGGTAGGGATCTACGAACGAGTAGGTATGGGCATCCTTCGTATCCAGGTCGACGGAAGAGAGAGTTCCGACAAACGTCCCGAACGGGCTATTTTCGTTTACGTTGGCCGGACTGAGAACGACATCCGTAATGCCTTCATTGATGTTGACGATTTTGATATCGAACGTCTTGGCCCATGTCCAACCACCGGCGGATGTGCTGCGAACGGTGATCAAAAGGCTGGTTTGCGATTCGTAATCCAATAATCCGCCCACTTTCAATTGATTTCCCTCCAGGCGGAAGAGACCGTTTGCATCTTTATAAGGTTCGTCGAAGGAATACGTATACGCTTCATTGAGGCCGATCGAAGAAAAAACGCCCACAAGCGAGCCGATGGGACTATTTTCCTCCGCATGGGCCGGCGTCAAGAGAATATCCAGCAATGGATTCTCTTCATCAACAATAGAGATGACGAAAGTTTTGGCGAGCGTTACGCCGACGGGGTCTTTGCTTTCGATGGATACTAACAGGCTGGAATAGGGAATCTGGCTCAACTCGCGCGTCAGAACCAATTGGTTGCCTTTCAAAGCGAAAACGCCAGAGGCATTGTAATAAGGCCCCACGAAGTTATAGACGAATTGCGAGGGATCGTTGTAGGCAATATGACTCGTGGAAAGGTTGCTCACGACCGTCTCTAATTTGGCGTTTCGCTTTACGAGAGTGAAATCGGCGAGAATATCTTTCGGTCCCACCATGACGCCGATTTCCAAGGATTTCGAAAGCGTCATTCCTCCCGCATCCTTGCTGGCTACCGTAACCACCAGGCTGGGCGGCAATGCGCCCGCATCCACCGGTTTCGCCAATCTCAACTCGTTCCCTTCGATCTTAAAATAACCGCCCGCGTCCAAATAGGGTTCGGCGAAAGAATAGGCGAAGGGGGAAGCGGAACTATCTACATCCTTAGATGATAAGTATCCGATAATATCGTTGGGTTGAGCGCCGCGACTGATCCAATTGGGATAAAGGGAGATGTCGTACGGCGGATCGTTGGCGTCGTTGAGTTTGATTTCGAAGGTTTTTCCCAACGTCAAACCGCCCGAATCGGCGGCTTGAATGGAGACGAGAAGGCTGTGCGGCAATGATTCGTAATCCAATACTTGCGCCGCTTTCAACGCATTGCCCTCCAGGGCGAATAAGCCGTTCGCGTTGTAATAAGGCGCCGTAAACGTGTAATAGGAACTTTTATCGAGATCCTCGTCGATCATGCTAAACCATCCTAAGATCGTCCCGATCAGGGCGTTTTCGTCCACCACAAGAGGATCGGCGGGATTCATGACGATATTGGTTGGCCGTTCGTTGACGTCTTTGATTTTAATTTCGAAGGTTTTGGCTAAGACTAAGCCTTTTGAATCCTGCACTAAAACCGTTACGAGAAGAGACGGATAAATCTCGTAGTTCAGATCGCCGTTCACCTTCAATTGATCGCCGTCGATAACAAACTTGCCATCCGCATCGCCGTAGGGGCTAACGAAAGAATAAGTAAAGGTTTCGTAAGCGTCTTCATCCGCCGCGGACAAGCGTCCTACAACGGTTCCCAGCGGGCTGTTCTCCGCTATTTCGGCGGGGAAAAGTTGAATATCCTTGGGACTTTCCGCAACGTTGTTTACGCGAATTTCGAAACTTTTAGATACCGCCATGCCGCTTGAATCTATGCTTTTCACCGAGATAACCAGACTGGGATAAACGAGCCACTCGTAACTCACCCATCCTGCCAATATCAGTTTATTCTCCTCGAGGCGGAAAAAGTACGTCGCATCGTAATAGGGTTCAGTGAAGACGTACTCGAACGTTTCGTCGGCATCCGGGTCCACTGTAGAAAATTCGCCGACTACCGTTCCAATGGGAAGGTTCTCGTCAATCAAGAATGGATTGGTCACGGCGCCATCGGGAATCGGATTTAACAAAATATCGGTTGGCGCAGAATCCGCCATCAGAACGGTTGGAAACCATCCCAATAACAAAACCAATCCGATCAAGTGAATCCGTCTTAGGCTTGTTGCATTTTGTATTGACAACATAAACGTTGTCCTCCTTATCCTTGATTCTCTTCGCTCAGTTCCAAATCCATTACCGCCTATTAAAACACAATTATCGTTTCTTTGCCATCGAACAAACCATTTATCCATTGGATTTTCATGGATCGTTGACAATCTCTGCGAAACGAGAGAGGAGATGCGATTCCAAAAACGACGCCTTGCAACGACGATTCCGGCGCGCTGATTATTCCCTTTCGATCTTCCCCCAATTCAACCCAACTCCAACATTATCAAAGTTTCGATAATGCCCTACGCTTCGATCCGCAAAGAATCCCAACCATTTTAATATATACCGAAAGATATGTCGAGGTCTTATTTCATTTACCTTACGTCTTATTAGCCGAATTAATCTCGCTTTATAATATAACGATTCCCGCAAAACAACGCTTGAAAAGCGCTTTAGGAAGTATTTTTTTTAACTTCCAGCATTTTATGCGTTTGCGTAAGGCGGATTTCTCTTGGTTTTGGCGATCCTCTCTTCGATGATTCGCGAGGGAAACGAACGCCAAATGTCTCGTTATCGAGGGATTTTTTGCGGTTTCTTATAGCATTCTTTCCCGGCGAGAACGATGGGAAGCGGCGATTCGCGCTCGCTGCCGTGATCGAGATTGCACTTCAGCATTTCCGGCGTAATCTCTCCTTTGGCATGAAAAACGGACAACCGCCGGCAAAGATTCTTCAATTCCCTCACGTTGCCGGGAAAGGGATAATGCAAAAGAAATTCCGCCGCCTCCTTCGTCAACCGTTCAGCTCCGCCGGGATTCATGAAATGCCGAAAAAGCAACAAGATATCATCTTCCCGGCGGCGCAAGGGCGGCGTCTCGATCCGCAATACGTTTAACCGGTCGAATAAATCGGGAAGAAAGCGTCCGGCGGCGATATCCCGCTTCATATCGCGGTTCGAAGCCGCCACAACGCGCGTTTGCGTCTGGATCGCCTTCGCGGCGCCGACGCGAGTGAAGGAGCCTTCTTCCAGAAAACGAAGGAAGCAGCCTTGCAAATCCAACGGCAACGAACTCACTTCGTCGAGAAAAGCGCTGCCTTCGTGGGCGGATTCCAAAAAGCCGATATGGCGCTTCACGGCGCCGGTGAACGAGCCGCGTTCGTGGCCGAACAGAGACGATTCCGCCGTCGCCGGATGCAGAGAGGCGCAATCGACGACGACGAATTTTCCCCCTTTGGCCGGTCCCAGGCGATGAATCGCCCGCGCCAATAGTTCTTTTCCCGTTCCTCGTTCCCCCGTGAGGAGAACGGCGTCCCAATGCTCGGCGGCGGCGT harbors:
- a CDS encoding alkaline phosphatase, with the protein product MKIRLINRYILISLIGLFIAFPGFGEPLARNAILMIGDGMGASHLLLYHLYAERVLKIEPAFVEMLNEGTTGWMLHAPTDGLVTDSAASATAFSCGVKAFNGHISIDADGNSCPTLLEIAKRNGKKTGIVANIPPFDATESAFTSHISSRYDYDAVIRWTFVFTQPDLILGSAFEKRQEEINAQAQQNGYYIANSLQDMKNHRESPKLYGVFDIRTPYRDWLAATERDYISLSEATRGALDILSQEKKGFFLMVEGAKIDKVSHPNDAGSVLREVEEFDKTIAAVFDFAKTHPDTLVIVTADHETGGLAINGGNEESLQILGRQTKPLLQIKEELGAQPTPQQVQQAFHDSVGVDLEPKDTEFLALHWKKPEEVWGDILARFHKISFVSNEHTAEPVILAGYGPGSERCNGWRDNTDVFRIIMDACGMGR
- a CDS encoding cadherin repeat domain-containing protein, translated to MLSIQNATSLRRIHLIGLVLLLGWFPTVLMADSAPTDILLNPIPDGAVTNPFLIDENLPIGTVVGEFSTVDPDADETFEYVFTEPYYDATYFFRLEENKLILAGWVSYEWLVYPSLVISVKSIDSSGMAVSKSFEIRVNNVAESPKDIQLFPAEIAENSPLGTVVGRLSAADEDAYETFTYSFVSPYGDADGKFVIDGDQLKVNGDLNYEIYPSLLVTVLVQDSKGLVLAKTFEIKIKDVNERPTNIVMNPADPLVVDENALIGTILGWFSMIDEDLDKSSYYTFTAPYYNANGLFALEGNALKAAQVLDYESLPHSLLVSIQAADSGGLTLGKTFEIKLNDANDPPYDISLYPNWISRGAQPNDIIGYLSSKDVDSSASPFAYSFAEPYLDAGGYFKIEGNELRLAKPVDAGALPPSLVVTVASKDAGGMTLSKSLEIGVMVGPKDILADFTLVKRNAKLETVVSNLSTSHIAYNDPSQFVYNFVGPYYNASGVFALKGNQLVLTRELSQIPYSSLLVSIESKDPVGVTLAKTFVISIVDEENPLLDILLTPAHAEENSPIGSLVGVFSSIGLNEAYTYSFDEPYKDANGLFRLEGNQLKVGGLLDYESQTSLLITVRSTSAGGWTWAKTFDIKIVNINEGITDVVLSPANVNENSPFGTFVGTLSSVDLDTKDAHTYSFVDPYRDANGLFYIEGDKLLVGGALDYETLPNPLLVSVQSKDIDGLTMGKTFAIALNDIDDKSSNIYLNSNAVASKSPAGTVVGSFSTEDVDAGETFTYAFTAPYYNASSLLRIDGAQLITAAPLDAYVDTTLLVSIEARGSRGGSLGKTFEIYVVPAKELLRVEFVEDSINETNFSYSAPGGFNLAALSVGGAPPDSIDGRALIVTAKPGEGVLGIMKTGIAVGSDPVLISMSLQADVPGCSAAIVGLNSPIDNQLGYTLASGADVPVGKMGKVELLYAAPNAQLQPALQVTVPSSAAGPVTVYIDNLTVSYYPSPYVSPAALDVDGSFEGDLSALVKNVNGDAGTVESAANPEGGLGLLLSVGGGAAAANAGAFANALQGGFPQFLQAAVDARLQSGAGGAMALVMTNNNSTIALFVNNSTLPGAGGPAKRLTIGGGFSVENSAMPILCVVQNGAPGMTSAVLVDNLSVSRIIK
- a CDS encoding glycoside hydrolase domain-containing protein, with protein sequence MSIRMLFCLLMVLWAGTVWPGEILNKDFESGETVNGVFTPSHWNPPIEHGAAAAGYSSQRAISVTGHGDDDAAWRSDPVALLPGDYYEFSFWGKAESETSNGSAVSGPAFANRDIRLTPSWQRYAFVFRVPDGCKKAVFRLGHWRVNGTLTFDDVNLYPVQPIYHRQNGIELGSGERIEGDTYSAEHRTNDYGSNSCRFLAYTNTRFNSPRWLFDSSSCVIYRHEAPAGAFQKASVEVNLNDYSSGVCQVSVRKDGGEWTLLGAMKDASASAFSLPESLLFSKTVEIKLEGAADEKGSCSFQVDRYQFESRLDKTLAAMQCESTFARILQSDPQLDVLLLDAGNPRPQEASSLRLQLTNKSDNRLALLIQPEVKEDKNPRKGKIRVVLKPREKRKAEVPYSIEASGSRTLCVRIADNRKTLYETEIPFFVSCLYEANYGQTLQDGGVSALWWCPSTYKISVSRPIPRSKGKEVQFSAAKGEFEPAQVVLRPKQAMKHLRIMAEDLSGPSGARIPAKNISMKQVEYVSISNPSDAWGCVGLWPDPLPLADEPLNLEAGRNYPFWITIQIPRDVPGGIYKGRLHLQADGWEEQVPLRLKVYDFEIPAEFHLRTAFGFSPGLVKRYHHLDAAEELDQTVDLYLQNFRDHRISPYNPTMLHPIRYELRGDFTFDFADFDKAGKRYFDEFGFTGLHLSLVGMGGGTFHSRHKGRIGDYEQGTPEYERLFKQYASTIENHLREKGWLDKAYIYWFDEPDPKDYEFVKEGMERIRHSAPGLKRMLTEQPEKELAGFVDIWCPIIDQYDPVIGQQRQKEGDAFWWYVCTGPKQPYPGLFIDHPAVDMRSWIWMTQKYGVQGCLVWESNYWTSGLAYPEPEIQNPWTDPMSYLTGYGHPVGFKGHWGNGDGRFIYPPRSWNDGQKRICGPVDSIRWEMLREGIEDYEYFYMISELAKTDRLPPSMNKQAQKLLDIPETIIRSRTEYAKDPAAMLEYRDRLGIFLEKALRQ
- a CDS encoding sigma 54-interacting transcriptional regulator, whose translation is MKRDLSKFRIIGESQAMLELADRVYAAAEHWDAVLLTGERGTGKELLARAIHRLGPAKGGKFVVVDCASLHPATAESSLFGHERGSFTGAVKRHIGFLESAHEGSAFLDEVSSLPLDLQGCFLRFLEEGSFTRVGAAKAIQTQTRVVAASNRDMKRDIAAGRFLPDLFDRLNVLRIETPPLRRREDDILLLFRHFMNPGGAERLTKEAAEFLLHYPFPGNVRELKNLCRRLSVFHAKGEITPEMLKCNLDHGSERESPLPIVLAGKECYKKPQKIPR
- the hpnH gene encoding adenosyl-hopene transferase HpnH, with protein sequence MRFPFVLSASLAKYMAKQTLSGRKRFPLVLMLEPTLRCNLDCIGCGRIAEYNANPKQFKDLTVEECLQSVEECGAPIVSVCGGEPLVYKPVDELIRELLARKKYVYLCTNAMFMDRFWERIPPNKRLALSIHLDGMEQGHDWAVARPGTFKKVVEIIEEAKIRGYRICTNTTILKGCNPAEIAEMIEFLHRKGVHGMMISGAYPQEGEKGEACLNRGEMEDVFLKILGNNGTMSKYRFNNTPIYAEFLQGKRDLPCSPWASPNRTPKGWQGPCYVLPEKYYATFAELMESTDWDRLGPGKDPRCANCKIHSGFEPSVALGSSLTLKDRWRMVKWSFFY